One genomic window of Deinococcus peraridilitoris DSM 19664 includes the following:
- a CDS encoding DUF7079 family protein — MRARDGLSPEDRRRCQPVWTALSELFLDTELSEADDRHIACVLANSGYSTQELTHILCDEVTPVVGSNLIAPAGVWSGVDDAWLSGQATRQTQHVACPLWLRLRRWWQRRLVRPAWQCVLMCLPEESAR; from the coding sequence ATGCGCGCACGCGATGGACTGTCCCCGGAAGATCGACGGCGCTGCCAGCCAGTATGGACCGCCTTGTCGGAGTTGTTCCTGGATACCGAACTCAGCGAAGCCGATGATCGGCACATCGCGTGTGTTCTGGCGAACTCCGGGTACAGCACCCAGGAACTCACGCACATCCTGTGTGACGAGGTCACGCCTGTCGTGGGCAGCAATCTCATCGCCCCCGCCGGCGTGTGGAGTGGCGTTGATGACGCGTGGCTGTCTGGGCAGGCTACACGGCAGACGCAACACGTTGCGTGTCCACTTTGGCTTCGCCTTCGGCGATGGTGGCAAAGGCGACTGGTACGGCCGGCGTGGCAGTGCGTCCTGATGTGCCTGCCGGAAGAAAGCGCGCGGTAA
- a CDS encoding DUF790 family protein, whose amino-acid sequence MLPTELLSFKVEAGMLTPRKLPNNDKNRSLAKALIELYDFNVGERKRTLNELLSQLEEGRSDFKVIRGLSHLLASDHSTFETRAKTEPARIREKVFALAQHSPPSRIRRQVVLEQAATELSDHDTTLSAEDILDGLYADLPENQELVAFQAPEVQALMDRYNLAQSQGALYRAYELVITARRNEPARYKQLFKYLKLFGLMATVEGDADYGFTIVLDGPTSLFKQSTRYGLSMAKFLPALLHVTKWDLTATLKPRKDLAWIESNDEEWRFELTSESGLVSHYKEEADFDSALESAFAERFEKASSDWILEREVDLVPVPGGVIIPDFRLVKDDRAVLLEIVGYWRPDYLKKKFALLKKSGRQDVIIAVSERLNLEKAGVDPSEFEGRVIFFKGVLPPKDVLEVAEHIAPPRI is encoded by the coding sequence AGCGCTGATCGAGCTGTACGACTTCAACGTCGGTGAACGCAAACGCACCCTCAACGAACTCCTCTCGCAACTCGAAGAAGGCCGCAGTGACTTCAAGGTCATCCGCGGACTTTCTCACCTGCTCGCGAGTGACCACAGCACCTTCGAAACCCGCGCGAAAACCGAACCCGCCCGGATTCGCGAGAAAGTCTTCGCGCTCGCGCAGCACAGCCCGCCCAGCCGGATACGACGGCAGGTGGTCCTCGAGCAGGCCGCGACGGAACTCAGCGATCACGACACCACCCTCAGCGCAGAAGACATCCTCGATGGTTTGTACGCGGACCTGCCGGAGAACCAGGAACTCGTGGCGTTCCAAGCCCCTGAAGTACAAGCACTGATGGACCGCTATAACCTCGCGCAATCCCAGGGAGCACTGTACCGCGCGTACGAACTCGTCATCACCGCCCGGCGCAACGAACCCGCCCGTTACAAACAACTCTTCAAGTACCTCAAGCTCTTCGGGTTGATGGCCACCGTGGAAGGCGACGCCGATTACGGCTTCACGATCGTCCTGGACGGACCGACAAGTCTCTTCAAGCAGAGCACCCGCTACGGACTCAGCATGGCGAAATTCCTGCCGGCCCTGCTGCACGTCACCAAATGGGACCTCACCGCCACCCTGAAACCCCGCAAGGACCTCGCCTGGATCGAATCCAACGATGAAGAATGGCGTTTCGAACTCACCAGCGAAAGCGGTCTGGTCAGTCACTACAAGGAAGAAGCGGACTTCGATAGTGCCCTCGAATCTGCCTTCGCGGAACGCTTCGAGAAAGCCAGCTCTGACTGGATTCTCGAACGCGAAGTGGATCTCGTCCCCGTCCCGGGTGGTGTGATCATCCCGGACTTCCGGCTGGTGAAAGACGACCGCGCGGTGCTGCTGGAAATCGTCGGGTACTGGCGTCCGGATTACCTCAAGAAGAAATTCGCGCTGCTGAAGAAATCCGGTCGTCAGGACGTCATCATCGCCGTCAGTGAACGCCTGAACCTCGAGAAAGCCGGCGTGGACCCCAGTGAATTTGAAGGCCGGGTGATCTTCTTCAAAGGCGTGCTGCCACCCAAGGACGTGCTGGAAGTCGCGGAACATATTGCCCCACCCCGCATCTGA
- the topA gene encoding type I DNA topoisomerase, giving the protein MRTLVIVESPSKGKKIQSLLGNAYVVRASLGHIRDLPASKNDVPEQYRSAPWARTGVDVAGGFKPLYVISRKKAKVVKELREAAKNADRVLIATDPDREGEAIGWHLTRVLNLKDGQFARMTFTEITKDAIHQAAQNPRTLDYHLVGAQEARRLIDRLVGFGVSPLLWNVIGSGLSAGRVQSAALKILADREEERMNFTNANYWRVTANVMSSPSFIATVTHVRENPLALPRDFDANGTLKNDVLLMTTEQAAQLKTYLSRQTGVIDKVTTTPFTQKPPAPFTTSTLQQEAARQLRLRAEQTMKLAQTLYEGGYITYHRTDSPSLSSEAQHASRQAIEQQYGAQHLPERARQYQAKAKNAQEAHEAIRPSGTDFKTPKETDLNGELLSVYDLIYRRTIACQMNDAQGEKTVVVLQAGVVKLQATGKRLTYPGFTLAYQDAQEDLEEEQTLPSLPAASQYPLKDVKTEEKRTTPPGRYSEASLVQTLERAGIGRPSTYAQILTTLQARGYMRPAGRQLAVTWLGLLVSTYLTAAFDNLVSKDFTAKMEADLDAIAEGKQGRVPYLEAFWTNGLERTIAGATRRAPILGIPKVPGATCSARGGIPTLSLNGRHVVLPESLAPDELNLEVVEAVLAGHWSASPAGRKASFTSRQAGTHPKTTSGKRTTTRQAKPGKARVSKKSTP; this is encoded by the coding sequence ATGCGTACCCTGGTGATCGTCGAGTCACCCAGCAAAGGCAAGAAAATCCAGAGCCTGCTGGGCAACGCGTACGTGGTGCGCGCCAGCCTCGGGCACATCCGTGATCTGCCCGCCAGCAAGAACGACGTTCCGGAACAATACCGAAGCGCACCCTGGGCGCGCACCGGCGTGGATGTCGCGGGGGGCTTCAAACCGCTCTACGTCATCAGCCGCAAGAAAGCCAAAGTCGTCAAGGAACTCCGCGAGGCCGCGAAGAACGCTGACCGCGTGCTGATCGCCACTGACCCGGACCGGGAAGGGGAAGCGATTGGCTGGCACCTCACACGCGTACTGAACCTGAAGGACGGGCAGTTCGCCCGCATGACCTTCACGGAAATCACCAAAGACGCCATCCACCAGGCCGCGCAGAACCCCAGGACGCTCGATTACCACCTGGTCGGCGCGCAGGAAGCCAGACGGCTGATCGACCGGCTGGTGGGTTTCGGTGTGTCCCCGCTCTTGTGGAATGTCATCGGATCCGGACTCAGCGCCGGTCGGGTGCAGAGTGCTGCCCTGAAGATCCTCGCGGACCGTGAAGAGGAACGCATGAACTTCACCAACGCGAACTACTGGCGGGTCACCGCGAACGTCATGAGCTCACCCTCCTTCATCGCGACCGTCACGCACGTACGCGAAAACCCCTTGGCGCTCCCACGAGACTTCGACGCGAACGGCACACTGAAAAACGACGTGCTGCTGATGACGACCGAGCAAGCCGCGCAGCTCAAGACGTACCTGTCACGGCAGACAGGTGTGATTGACAAGGTCACCACCACGCCCTTCACGCAAAAACCTCCCGCGCCCTTCACCACCAGCACCTTGCAGCAGGAAGCAGCCCGGCAACTGCGCCTCCGGGCCGAGCAGACCATGAAGCTCGCGCAGACGTTGTACGAAGGAGGGTACATCACCTACCACCGCACGGACAGCCCCAGCCTCTCAAGCGAAGCGCAACACGCCAGCCGTCAAGCCATTGAGCAGCAGTACGGAGCGCAACACCTTCCCGAGCGCGCCCGGCAGTACCAAGCGAAAGCAAAAAACGCGCAAGAAGCCCACGAAGCCATCCGGCCCAGCGGAACGGATTTCAAAACTCCGAAGGAAACGGACCTCAATGGTGAACTGCTCAGCGTGTACGACCTGATCTACCGCCGAACAATCGCCTGTCAGATGAACGACGCGCAAGGTGAAAAGACCGTGGTGGTGCTGCAGGCGGGAGTGGTGAAACTCCAGGCGACCGGGAAGCGCCTGACGTACCCGGGCTTCACCCTGGCGTACCAGGACGCGCAGGAAGACCTGGAAGAAGAGCAGACGCTGCCTTCCCTGCCAGCTGCCTCGCAGTACCCGCTGAAGGACGTCAAGACCGAGGAGAAACGCACCACCCCTCCCGGTCGGTACAGCGAAGCGAGCCTGGTTCAGACGCTGGAACGCGCGGGTATTGGTCGGCCCAGCACGTACGCGCAGATCCTCACGACCCTGCAGGCCCGCGGGTACATGCGACCCGCAGGTCGCCAGCTCGCGGTGACCTGGTTGGGGCTGCTGGTCAGCACGTACCTCACGGCCGCCTTTGACAACCTCGTGAGTAAGGACTTCACGGCGAAGATGGAAGCGGACCTCGACGCCATCGCGGAAGGAAAGCAAGGCCGGGTACCGTACCTGGAGGCATTCTGGACGAATGGCCTGGAACGCACGATTGCTGGTGCAACCAGACGAGCACCCATCCTCGGCATTCCGAAAGTACCCGGAGCGACATGCTCAGCCCGCGGTGGTATCCCGACACTCAGCCTGAACGGACGGCACGTCGTGCTTCCCGAGTCGCTCGCACCCGACGAGCTGAACCTGGAAGTCGTCGAGGCTGTCCTGGCCGGACATTGGAGTGCCTCTCCAGCCGGCCGGAAAGCGTCCTTCACATCTCGCCAGGCTGGTACACACCCAAAAACCACGTCCGGTAAGCGCACCACGACCAGGCAAGCCAAGCCCGGCAAAGCCAGGGTATCCAAGAAATCTACACCCTAA